The region GTGGTTTGACTGACCCTGTTATCTGCGCGGCCGTGGCGACCCCTTCGCGAGCAAGCCCGCTCCCACAGGGGACTGCATTCCAACTGTGGGAGCGGGCTTGCTCGCGAAGACAGTCTGACCGCCAACCCGAATTTGTGACTGTTATTCCTTTTGTGGGCCACCGCCGGCCGTGACCACCTGCACACTCATCCGCGGCGTCGCCAGGTCCAGCCCGGCCTCATCCAGATGCCGCTTGAGCGACAAGTTAAACGCCCGTGAAACTTCCCACTGCTTGATCGGCGCCGTCTTGAACCGGGCGCGAAGAATCGCACTGCCGGACTCGAAGCTTTCCACACCCTGAATCTCCAGCGGCGACCAGATGTTGCGTCGTTGCAGCGGATCGGTGCGCATCTTCTGCCCGACTTCGCGCATCAGTTTGATCGCGTCGTCGATTTCCATGTTGTAGGGCACCGCCACCCGGAAGATCGCGTAGCCGAATTCCCGGGAGTAGTTCTTGATGCTTTTGATTTCGCTGAACGGGATCGTGTGCACGATGCCGTCGATGTCCCGCAGACGCACGGTACGGATGGTCAGGCCTTCGACGGTGCCGAGGTGGCCGCCGACATCCACGTAGTCGTCGATGGCCAGCGAGTCTTCAATGATGATGAACAGCCCGGTGATCAAGTCCGCGACCAGCGATTGCGCACCAAAACCAATCGCCAGGCCGATCACACCGGCACCGGCCAGCAGTGGCGTGACGTTCATGCCCATGTTCGCCAGCGCGACGATCAGCGCAATGATGAAGATCGCCACGAACAGCACGTTGCGGATCAGCGGCATCATGGTCTGCGCCCGGGCATTGGCCAGGCCTTTGCGCGAACGGGTGAGGGCATGATGCACCGCGGTGTCGCTGAGGATCCAGATCAGCCAGGCGAAAATCAGCGTAAAGGCGAGGCTGAACAGTTTGACGCTGACGTCATGGCCTTCGCCTTCGGTGAAGGCAATCAGTGACATGCCCCAGACTCGCAGGCCGAGTTCGATAAACACCAGCCACACAAACAGATGGGCGAGGGTGTAGCAGAAGCTTTTCAGTCGCTCGGAATACAGTGCGTGACGCTTGATGGTCCGTTGCGGTTTGAGCGAGTGCCGGCGTACCAGCCCGTTGATGACCATGCACAACACCAGCAGCACGGTGCAGATCAGCGACTGGCGCAACGCGGTGCTGGTGTCGCCCGCCGAAATGAACGTGGCAAACAGCGAAATGCACACCAGCACCAGCGCCGGCACATACCAGAAGGTGCCGAGGATATCGATGGTGTCGCTCAGGGCGCGGCGGGTCAGGCGGCGGGACAGTGGCTGGTTGCGGATCAGGTGAGCGATGGGCCGGCGGAAGCGCAGGATGAACAGCCCGGTGGACAGCGCCGCCAGTACGTTGGCGATGGTGGCGGCAGTGTGTGCCAGGTGCACACCAAGACTGGCGACCAGGCGCGGGTCGTTCAGGGCTTCGCCAAACGCGGCGAAACTGCCGATCAGCCACAACGGCCGGAAAGCCTGATGACGCAGGATGTACAAGGCGCGATGGCGGTGCGGGCCGTCGAGCACGGAGAAGGCAATCACGCAGATCGCCGAAAAACAGGTGCCGACCACCAACGCGTACGCCAGCACCATCGCCAGGCTTTTGCCCAATGACGAAGGCAGTGCGTAAGTCATATAAACCGTCATCACCAAGGCAATCAGCCACGGCCCGAGTTTGCGCAAGGCAAAGCGCAACATGTCGAGGGCCTTGGGGTGTTGCGGCAGTTCTTCGGTCAGGCCGAAGCGCATGCGCACCCGATGGCCAAGCCAGATCAGGGCGGCGGCCAGCAGGCTCCAGACCATCAGGATCATGGCGAAGGCAAAGATGATCGGCAGCCACTCATTGGCCGGCATCATCAGGGCCGACAGTTCATCCTTGGCCAGACCGAACTCTTCAGACCAGCGGGTGAGTGGGCTGTCGGCACCGGAAAATTGCTTTTCGAAACTGCTCAGGGTACCGCCGATCAGTCCGAGAACACCGACCTCGGTGGCCGGCTGGGCCTGTTTGGTGACGTCGCGCAGTTTCTTCAGGTCTGCCAGCAGTTTGGTCCGCTGCTGATCGTTTTCCAGGGACTTGATTACTTCGTCCAGGGATTGCCCCAGCGGTTCCTGGGCTTCGGGCTGGGTTTTCGCCGAGTTGCTGAGCAGCCCCGGCAAACTGACCGCTTGGGCAGGCGCCATCGGCAGCAGCGTCATCAGGCAGATTAGGAGGAAACACGGAAGGGCGAAAAGACGAGCGAACACTAGGCGGTCAACCTTAGGAAGAGCGGATCGGCCGAGTGTACGAGCCCGTCAAAATCAATGCGAGCCAGGCGCACGGATTTATTCGTTGAGCTTGGCGAGGATCTTGTAGACCACGGTGGCGAGGATCACCAGCATGCCGACCCACATGGCGAAGACGCCGGCGTTCTTGTCACGAAAGTTAAAGCCGATTGCCAGCATGATCATCCCGGCGAGAATGGGGATGAGCATGGCGTGGAACGAAGACATCGAAATCATGGGTGACTGCCTTGTCGTGGGGGATATTTAAAGTTTAGGTCGATTTCGAATCGTAGGAGCTGCCGAAGGCTGCGATCTTTTGATTTTGCTTTTTAAAGGCAAGATCAAAGGATCGCAGCCTCGTTTCCCTCGACAGCTCCTACCAGCTCCTACAGGGGCTATGGAAGCTCGTGGCAGGCGTAGAACGCGCTCAGCACTTTGACCAGGTGAGCCAGGTCGTGGCTGCCGCACAGTTCACGGATCGAGTGCATGGCGAAGGTCGGCAGGCCGATGTCCACGGTGCGCACGCCCAAATGACTGGCGGTGATCGGGCCGATGGTCGAGCCACAGCCCATGTCGCTACGCACCACGAAGCTCTGCACTGGCACTTCTTCGGCCATGCACAGATGGCGGAAGAACCCGGCGGTTTCGCTGTTGGTGGCGTAACGCTGGTTGCTGTTGACCTTGATCACCGGGCCGGCGTTGAGTTTCGGGCCGTGGTTGGCGTCGTGTTTCTCGGCGTAGTTGGGGTGAACGCCGTGGGCGTTGTCAGCCGAGACCAGCAGGGATTTCTGAATGGTGCGTACGAATTCATCACCTTCGGGCAGCACGCGACGCAAAGTCTGCTCCAGCATCGGGCCGTCAGCGCCGCAGGCCGAGCAGGAACCGACTTCTTCGTGGTCGTTGGCCACAAACACGCAGGTTTCGTCGGTTTCGGTGGTCAGCAACGCTTGCAGGCCGGCGTAGCACGACAGCAGGTTGTCCAGGCGTGCGCCGGCGATGAAGTCGCCATGCAGGCCAATGACCGCCGCACTTTGGGTGTCGTAGAAGCTCAGCTCGTAGTCGAGCACCACGTCGGCGTTGAGGCCGTGTTCGCGGGCGAGTTGGTCGGTGAGCACGGCGCGGAAGTCCACGCGCTCGTCACCGGCAAATTGCGCGAGGATTGGCGGCAGCTCGGTCTGGGCGTTGATTGCCCAACCCATGTTGGCTTCACGGTTGAGGTGAATGGCCAGGTTCGGGATGGTGGCAATCGGTGCCTTGAAGTCGATCAACTGGCTCTCGACCTTGCCGTCACGGCGGAAGGTCACGCGGCCGGCCAGGGACAAATCACGGTCAAACCACGGTGCCAACAGCGCGCCGCCATAGACTTCGACGCCCAGTTGCCAGAAACCCTGGCGTTGCAGCTCGGGTTGCGGCTTGACCCGCAGGCACGGGCTGTCGGTGTGAGCGCCGACCAGGCGGATGCCGCCGTGCAGCGGAGAATGGCGGCCCATCTTGAAGGCGACGATCGAGGAGTCATTACGGGTGACGTAGTAACGACCGTTGTTTTCGATGGTCCAGGGCTCACGCTCGTCAAGACGCGAAAAACCCGCCGCTTCCAGACGCTGAACGAGGCTGGCAGTGGCATGAAACGGGGTAGGGGAGGCCTTGAGGAAGTCGATCAGGCCTTGGTTCAACTCTTCGCGCATAAGAAACTCCAGACAGCAATGGGCGGGAGTTTAACGTATTGAAAGCGCAAAGTGCGGGGCGGGCACCGCACTTGTGCTGTGGGAAGTTTAGTGTGGCGAGGGAGCTTGCTCCCGCTCGGCTGCGTAGCAGTCGTAAAACCTGCACGCGCGGTGTGCCAGACAGAATGACATTGCTGGTTTTGGGGAGCGCTTCGCGCTCCAGCGGGAGCAAGCTCCCTCGCCACAAAAGCCCCTTCACCACAATAAACCATTCATTGCCCGTCAGAACGGTGCAGGGCACTCAAAGCGCAAACGCTCACCGCTTTGCGGGTGGGTGAAGCTGAGCATGCTGGCGTGCAGGCACAAGCGTGGCCAGGCAGCCAGGGCTTGTTCGTGAGCGTAGAGCCCGTCACCCAGCAGCGGATGACCGATGGACAGCATGTGCACGCGCAACTGATGGGAGCGGCCGGTGATCGGCGTCAGTTCGACGCGGCACCAATCGCCGCAACGCTCCAACACACGCCAGAAGGTCAGGGCATTCTTGCCGAACTCGTGATCCACCACATGCCGAGGCTTGGTCGGCGGGTCGTAGCGCAGGGGCAAGTCGATGCTGCCGCTGTCCAGTTCCGGCTGACCCCAGCACAGGGCGGTGTAGGCCTTTTCGGTTTCACGGTCGTGAAATTGCCGAGACAATTCGCGATGGGTGTCCGGGTCACGGGCCAGCAGGATGATGCCCGAGGTTTCCCAGTCCAGCCGATGGACGATTCGCGCTTCCGGGTAGCCGTTTTCTTGCAGACGGGTAATCAGACAGTCCTTGTTGTCATCGGCCCGGCCAGGGACAGAGAGCAACAGGGTCGGTTTGTTCACCACCAGAACGGCATCGTCTTGATGGATGATGTGAACGTTGGACAACGGCATTAAAACAGCCTCGTAACAAACGCCAACGGCGGCTCAGAACCCTCGATGTCCAATGTAGGAGCTGCCGAAGGCTGCGATCTTTTGATTTTGCTTTTTAAAACAAGATCAAAAGATCGCAGCCTTCGGCAGCTCCTACAAAGGCCCGAAGGGATCTGAGCCGCCGTGGCTCCTGTCTGACCGACTAGCGGTCAGGCAGGGTGATATTGAGTTCCAGAATCGAGCAGCTACCCTGGTTTTCCAGGGCGACGTGCACGTCATCGGACCCGATATTGACGTACTTGCGGATCACCTCCACCAGTTCCTTCTGCAAGGCTGGCAGGTAGTCCGGCGTACTGCGCTGGCCGCGTTCATGCGCCACGATGATCTGTAGACGCTCTTTCGCTACCGACGCGGTGCTGACCTTTTTGCTGGCACGAAAGAAGTCAAAAAGATTCATTATCTACCTCCAAACAGGCGCTCGAAGAAGCCCTTCTTCGTAACATCGAGGAAACGATGCTCCACGGTTTTGCCCAGCAGACGATCGACCGCATCGCTGTACGCCTGACCGGCGTCGCTCTGGTCGTCGAGAATCACGGGCACGCCCGAGTTGGAAGCCTTCAGTACTGCTTGGGACTCCGGAATGACGCCCAGCAGGGTCACGGCCAGAATCTCTTTAACGTCTTCGACGCCAAGCATTTCGCCGTCGCTGACGCGTTGCGGGTTGTAGCGGGTCAGCAGCAGGTGTTCCTTGATCGGCTCTTCGCCGTTCTCGGCGCGGCGCGATTTGCTGGCCAGCAGGCCCAGCATGCGGTCCGAGTCACGTACCGAGGACACTTCCGGGTTGGTCACGACAATCGCTTCATCAGCGAAGTACATGGCCAGGTGAGCACCTTTCTCGATGCCGGCCGGGGAGTCGCAGACCACGAATTCGAAGTCTTCTTTCAACGCCATCAGGACTTTTTCCACGCCTTCGACAGTCAGCGCGTCTTTATCGCGGGTCTGACTGGCGGCCAGTACGTAGAGGTTTTCCAGGCGTTTGTCTTTGATCAGGGCTTGCTGCAGGTTGGCTTCGCCGTTGACCACGTTGACGAAGTCATACACCACGCGACGCTCGCAACCCATGATCAGGTCGAGGTTACGCAAACCGACGTCGAAGTCGACGATAACTGTTTTGTGACCGCGCAGAGCGAGGCCGGTACCGATAGCGGCGCTGGTGGTGGTCTTACCCACACCACCCTTGCCGGATGTAACCACGAGAATCTTGGCCAAGGTGTTTCACCCCTAAGGAAAAAGGACATTTAGCCCCTGAAAAACATCTCTTGAAAAACTACTGCAGTCGGACAGCCTTGGCTGGAATCCGGTCCTGAGCGGCGCGTACCTGCGGTAAACACTGCTTTTGGCCTTTTTCCTACTTCGTTTGAGCCGTTTTCGCTACGTTTTAGAGATGCTTGGAAAATGCGGCAGTATCCGTTAAAGCCGAATGATGTTCAACACGTCGCCCGACAGGCTGACTTGTACGCCCGAGCCCCACAACGGATCGCGACGCAGGTCCTCGGAGACCTTGTAATGGCCCGCGATGGAGAGTAGTTCAGCGCTCATTTGCTGACAGAAAATTCGCGCTTTCGAGTCGCCCTTGACCCCGGCGAGTGCTCGACCGCGCATCGGGCCGTATACATGGATGTTCCCATCGGCGAGAAGTTCCGCCCCCGGGCTGACCGACGAAACGACGACCAAATCGCCACCCTGGGCATATATCTGTTGGCCACCACGTACTGGCGAAGTGATTACCTTCGTCGGTTTGATGGTCGGCTCAGGTGGTTTTTCCGGTTTTTTTACGACGACGCCTTCGTGTGGGTCCAGCGCACGCTCACGGGCGCCGGACGGCGGCAGCACTGGCAGGTCGACGGCAATGGCGGCGGCGATGTCTTCGATACGGCTGGCACGGATCGCGAGGGTGCGCAGGCCGTGCTGACGGCAGACGCGCATCAGCCCCGGCAAATCGACGGCGCCTTCACTGGCCGGGAGTTTGTCCAGGGCCAGCACCAGCGGCGCGTTGCTGAAGAAATTCGGCGCCTGGGCGACCTTGGCGGCCAGTTGCCGATCGAGCATCTCGAGGTCGTTGCGGGCCAGTTCCAGCACCGTAATGGCGAGCATGCTGCCCTTCAACTGGAACACGGGATCTTGGTCTAGCGGTTCGGTTTGGCTCATGGTCGGCATACAACGGCTTGTCACTAAAAGTGCCGAGACTTATAACGAGAACGCCCGCAGGCCGCAAGCCGGGTCGAACGATGTAGAATGCGCGGCCATTGTCTTTCCGGAACCTTTAATGGATCGCCCGCGTTTTCGTACAGCATTTCTTTCTCCTCGTTTCTGGCCATTGTGGTGCGGGCTGGGGCTGTTGTGGCTGATTGTTCAGTTGCCGTATCCGGCGTTGCTGTCAGTCGGTCGCGCCTTGGGTGCATTGATGTACCGAGTGGCCGGCGACCGACGGCGCATCGCCAAGCGCAATCTTGAACTGTGTTTCCCGGAAAAAACCGCTGTCGAGCGCAAGCGCCTGCTCAAGGAAAACTTCGCCTCGACCGGCATCGCCTTCTTCGAAATGGCCATGAGTTGGTGGTGGTCGCGTCAGCGGCTGGCCAAACTGGCCCATGTCGAAGGCCTGGAGCATTTGAAAAAAGCCCAGCGCGACGGCAAGGGTGTGATTCTGATGGCCCTGCATTTCACCACCCTGGAAATCGGTGCGGCGCTGCTCGGTCAGCAACATACGATCGACGGCATGTACCGCGAACACAAAAACCCATTGTTCGACTTCATCCAGCGCCGGGGCCGCGAGCGGCACAACCTCGATTCGCTGGCGGTGGAGCGCGACGACGTGCGCGGCATGCTCAAACTGCTTCGGGCCGGCCGGGCGATCTGGTACGCACCGGATCAGGACTACGGCGCCAAGCAAAGTATCTTCGTGCCGTTGTTCGGCATTCAGGCCGCGACCGTTACTGCTACCAGCAAGTTTGCACGGCTGGGCAAGGCGTTGGTGGTGCCGTTTACCCAGGAACGCCTGGCGGACGGCAGCGGTTATCGGTTGGTGATT is a window of Pseudomonas sp. 10S4 DNA encoding:
- a CDS encoding mechanosensitive ion channel domain-containing protein → MFARLFALPCFLLICLMTLLPMAPAQAVSLPGLLSNSAKTQPEAQEPLGQSLDEVIKSLENDQQRTKLLADLKKLRDVTKQAQPATEVGVLGLIGGTLSSFEKQFSGADSPLTRWSEEFGLAKDELSALMMPANEWLPIIFAFAMILMVWSLLAAALIWLGHRVRMRFGLTEELPQHPKALDMLRFALRKLGPWLIALVMTVYMTYALPSSLGKSLAMVLAYALVVGTCFSAICVIAFSVLDGPHRHRALYILRHQAFRPLWLIGSFAAFGEALNDPRLVASLGVHLAHTAATIANVLAALSTGLFILRFRRPIAHLIRNQPLSRRLTRRALSDTIDILGTFWYVPALVLVCISLFATFISAGDTSTALRQSLICTVLLVLCMVINGLVRRHSLKPQRTIKRHALYSERLKSFCYTLAHLFVWLVFIELGLRVWGMSLIAFTEGEGHDVSVKLFSLAFTLIFAWLIWILSDTAVHHALTRSRKGLANARAQTMMPLIRNVLFVAIFIIALIVALANMGMNVTPLLAGAGVIGLAIGFGAQSLVADLITGLFIIIEDSLAIDDYVDVGGHLGTVEGLTIRTVRLRDIDGIVHTIPFSEIKSIKNYSREFGYAIFRVAVPYNMEIDDAIKLMREVGQKMRTDPLQRRNIWSPLEIQGVESFESGSAILRARFKTAPIKQWEVSRAFNLSLKRHLDEAGLDLATPRMSVQVVTAGGGPQKE
- a CDS encoding M18 family aminopeptidase; the encoded protein is MREELNQGLIDFLKASPTPFHATASLVQRLEAAGFSRLDEREPWTIENNGRYYVTRNDSSIVAFKMGRHSPLHGGIRLVGAHTDSPCLRVKPQPELQRQGFWQLGVEVYGGALLAPWFDRDLSLAGRVTFRRDGKVESQLIDFKAPIATIPNLAIHLNREANMGWAINAQTELPPILAQFAGDERVDFRAVLTDQLAREHGLNADVVLDYELSFYDTQSAAVIGLHGDFIAGARLDNLLSCYAGLQALLTTETDETCVFVANDHEEVGSCSACGADGPMLEQTLRRVLPEGDEFVRTIQKSLLVSADNAHGVHPNYAEKHDANHGPKLNAGPVIKVNSNQRYATNSETAGFFRHLCMAEEVPVQSFVVRSDMGCGSTIGPITASHLGVRTVDIGLPTFAMHSIRELCGSHDLAHLVKVLSAFYACHELP
- a CDS encoding RluA family pseudouridine synthase → MPLSNVHIIHQDDAVLVVNKPTLLLSVPGRADDNKDCLITRLQENGYPEARIVHRLDWETSGIILLARDPDTHRELSRQFHDRETEKAYTALCWGQPELDSGSIDLPLRYDPPTKPRHVVDHEFGKNALTFWRVLERCGDWCRVELTPITGRSHQLRVHMLSIGHPLLGDGLYAHEQALAAWPRLCLHASMLSFTHPQSGERLRFECPAPF
- the minE gene encoding cell division topological specificity factor MinE, with protein sequence MNLFDFFRASKKVSTASVAKERLQIIVAHERGQRSTPDYLPALQKELVEVIRKYVNIGSDDVHVALENQGSCSILELNITLPDR
- the minD gene encoding septum site-determining protein MinD, which encodes MAKILVVTSGKGGVGKTTTSAAIGTGLALRGHKTVIVDFDVGLRNLDLIMGCERRVVYDFVNVVNGEANLQQALIKDKRLENLYVLAASQTRDKDALTVEGVEKVLMALKEDFEFVVCDSPAGIEKGAHLAMYFADEAIVVTNPEVSSVRDSDRMLGLLASKSRRAENGEEPIKEHLLLTRYNPQRVSDGEMLGVEDVKEILAVTLLGVIPESQAVLKASNSGVPVILDDQSDAGQAYSDAVDRLLGKTVEHRFLDVTKKGFFERLFGGR
- the minC gene encoding septum site-determining protein MinC produces the protein MSQTEPLDQDPVFQLKGSMLAITVLELARNDLEMLDRQLAAKVAQAPNFFSNAPLVLALDKLPASEGAVDLPGLMRVCRQHGLRTLAIRASRIEDIAAAIAVDLPVLPPSGARERALDPHEGVVVKKPEKPPEPTIKPTKVITSPVRGGQQIYAQGGDLVVVSSVSPGAELLADGNIHVYGPMRGRALAGVKGDSKARIFCQQMSAELLSIAGHYKVSEDLRRDPLWGSGVQVSLSGDVLNIIRL
- a CDS encoding lipid A biosynthesis lauroyl acyltransferase, with the protein product MDRPRFRTAFLSPRFWPLWCGLGLLWLIVQLPYPALLSVGRALGALMYRVAGDRRRIAKRNLELCFPEKTAVERKRLLKENFASTGIAFFEMAMSWWWSRQRLAKLAHVEGLEHLKKAQRDGKGVILMALHFTTLEIGAALLGQQHTIDGMYREHKNPLFDFIQRRGRERHNLDSLAVERDDVRGMLKLLRAGRAIWYAPDQDYGAKQSIFVPLFGIQAATVTATSKFARLGKALVVPFTQERLADGSGYRLVIHAPLDNFPGETDEADCIRINQWVEGALRDCPQQYLWAHRRFKSRPPGEPKLYAKRG